CTTTTTGGATATGCTTCACACACTTTGTTTACATGATAGTTTGTAGTATTATCTATAGTTATAGCTGTCGATGAtctatattcataattaaAATCACATCCtggtattttttttgaatggcctgaaatatatacttgTAATACTTTTctaacaattttatttcctgTTTCCATGTAGCAATAACAAGAAAAATTTCGACTATTTACAATAACAGGAGGAACAGTAAATTCCGATCTACGaacattattttctaaatttgtttttatattatatgcaccACGAATATAATCTTGTATTCTATATGCATTATTCATTACTGTTACATATTCAAAGCATAATAATTCTGAATCATAACTGTCTTTCTCTTTATGATTTAGTTTTAGCCCTTGTAGTCCCTTATCTGTATAAGGGCATGTAAATTCAAGTGTCTCTCCTGGTGATGCAGTTAATTTAACAACAGCTTTTTCTGAAATGGCTAAATCGATCGATTGTTTGCTTGCGATCCCATTTAAGCAAAGTGCCACAAGTACTAATAGACTTGCtattgcattttttacacCAACCATTTTGTGCATACCAATAAATAAccacaaatatttatttatatatgcatatattttaaatgcgctatatttgtttagacaattttgaaaaaaatattgttacTTAGGAGGatggaaagaaaaaaaaatatcgtgatcaaaatgcaaaaaatgcGTTTACTaaaatttaacaaattgaaggatatatttttcaattttaccAACATCAAAACAAAAATCCCAAATTTgggtatatattttgcaacggaatttttattaaagcatttacaaaaaaagtCAAAGGTTTCAAAATCGAAAATGTAAAAACTGCAACAAATAcgtaaaattttttaatttaaaccaatgtaaaaataacttcaaagaaatgtataaataaaataatattaatatatgaaataaatcaGTATGAAAGGAAATTTACACATATTTCAtaccattattttttgtcaacaacaataaatacataaaaaaaataaagcataCAAATGATAAGACATCGAAACAGTTTTTGTAATTTGATGTTTATTTAAAGTATTCTTTTAAAAGGAAATCTTTAacaccatttttatttttttcataaaaacatgcaatgaaataatattaaattattgcCACACACCcattttacaaatattatttttttaaagacattattttatatcatatatatatatatacatatttatattaaagaaattatACTAATTAAAGAGTTACAATTTACCAATAATCTTCATTTTAATGTTTCTTCAAATTTTCTCCCctccataaaaaaaatgtgtgcATGTCCAAATGAGATAGCGAAtgcatgtttttttttttttttttataaatcttGCATAAATAGctagatttttttttttgttcataaattttaaaatatgtacaaataaactaattataaatattatataaaaaggaGAAATATTGAatagtataaatatgtaataagCATACAAGCAACTATTGTATGTAACACTTTATATTGATTTAAGTTTTTTTCATACAACGAATATTTGCATgcatttgtattattatttaatcaAAGGTATAcacatacatttttatagcttgtaaaatatgaaaattgttTTACCTATTTagttgtatttttttaaatattatattaattaattattattttttttattcggGCGACCAGCATTTcgaaattaataattcgATAAAATACGTGTCTTTAGCTAATATTGGcgatatatgtatgtataatatatatatgggcAACTGCTACAAATGCAAAATAATAGGCCAAATACATACGTGTGCAAGCACATTGTATGATTAAGCAAAACAACCCGAAATTGTCCAGTCTTCGTTCGCCAAAACAAAATGCAATATGATACCCCGGGCAATGATAAACAAAAAGATGAGGAGAAGTATGAAGGAAATATGAGTGTAAAGCAAAAAGATGAACTACTAGAAATCGTTAACGAAATTCCAAAGCTATATGAAGATAAAGAACATGAAATAATCTCCTCTTTAATATATGGCTATATTCACAAATACCCAAAATCGATAAATTCCTATGAAAgctttataaatttttatattcaaaaaaaaaattataaaactgcattaaatttgttatatgctgtaatatatttggaTAAAgacaacaaaaaatttattgaattaatgaaaaaatgtgaaGAAAAATTAGTTTCAAGAATATGTAAAATTCCAGCCATATATAAAAGCCAACTATCTTACCCTCAAAAAGGAGGATTATATAGAGATAGCcaacatataataaacagcctaaataatggaaatatgGCTATGTATGGACAAAATGGTGCATATGATCATGTAAACGATAGTAGTGCCGAACCTGTATTGAGCGAAGACATAtttaacaataaaatacatatagtTAAACAAGGTAAACATTATATAGCATTAGCTAAACATAATGTTGAACCTGgagaaataatatttcaagAAAAACCTTATATGTTAACACAGCatgttttttcaaataattatacatattcaaCATGCTATCATTGCTTAAAGGAAAGAAATGTTAGTGAAAAAAGTTATGCATGTCCAGTAAATCCACATGATTgtccatatattttttgtaattggaagtgtttaataaataatataaaggtTCATGAAATTGAATGTTCGATATTGCCAATAATCCATGCAGCATCAAAAGAGTCGGGAATAATGTATTATACAGTACTTCATATATTTAgagttttaataaaaacaagaattgaaagaaattataataatagaaaatataatatattaaatgatatatttagtGTTTA
This genomic interval from Plasmodium chabaudi chabaudi strain AS genome assembly, chromosome: 11 contains the following:
- a CDS encoding 6-cysteine protein, with translation MHKMVGVKNAIASLLVLVALCLNGIASKQSIDLAISEKAVVKLTASPGETLEFTCPYTDKGLQGLKLNHKEKDSYDSELLCFEYVTVMNNAYRIQDYIRGAYNIKTNLENNVRRSEFTVPPVIVNSRNFSCYCYMETGNKIVRKVLQVYISGHSKKIPGCDFNYEYRSSTAITIDNTTNYHVNKVCEAYPKSGDDLVLLCPLNYSVKPDNCFTNVYVKNENDANNENSLNNYSNNRWDENNYKVVKSSTLFNKELITHGDQFSVFTKLPATNNPISFSCICQSSDGSDVLMMNVYMNKVQNNNYRDSRTYINHNEEFSTTSYYKSSKTTSNAFAFIFSKIFIFIFLISYYIFF